A part of Streptomyces sp. DSM 40750 genomic DNA contains:
- a CDS encoding DUF5958 family protein: MTETSSDDGRSFRRETERVVNEIAQGLRTLDAGVGWFSRLARTRRQEVLQEVAGYAMQAHITVADGRVGVARSGVKPTANPSVMICMDPPRYGFAGLPAAEHVKAFRVLVSVFAIADTRRRETFCKGACGHAWHNLPAATEQP, translated from the coding sequence GTGACCGAAACGAGCAGCGACGACGGCCGCAGCTTCCGGCGCGAGACCGAGCGGGTTGTCAACGAGATCGCCCAAGGGCTCCGCACGTTGGACGCTGGTGTGGGCTGGTTCTCCCGCCTCGCCCGGACACGCCGGCAGGAGGTACTGCAGGAAGTCGCCGGCTATGCGATGCAGGCGCACATTACAGTTGCGGATGGCCGTGTGGGGGTGGCGCGGTCCGGTGTGAAGCCCACGGCCAACCCCTCGGTAATGATCTGCATGGACCCGCCCCGCTACGGGTTCGCGGGTCTCCCCGCCGCCGAACACGTCAAGGCATTCCGTGTCCTCGTTTCCGTGTTCGCCATTGCCGACACTCGTCGCCGCGAGACGTTCTGCAAAGGCGCCTGCGGACATGCATGGCACAACCTGCCTGCGGCAACCGAGCAGCCGTAG
- a CDS encoding terpene synthase family protein, with amino-acid sequence MITSAGQALEFFYTPAECEFDSAAADAADAHVLAWAKDMQLVRSQTTSTVVASWNLGAAAAAVFPHARGLGLDLVADWIAWALFTDDLLNRADTPLPFVACVVDDTFRVLHADPRGPAPEPLRGAGQGLWSLLTRVAAQMSDEWLGRCRADVGLFMRGIVNKFLLSASPELPDVETALAVRADDIAISMFTNLIEHFEGFELPMLATATGSYVQLRRTLDEAVAIQNDVFSFYRDLKNPDADGVMNIVSALERRHAKGTEHALLQTRAMYRDRLTALASARDQFPGQCRALGLDDQTVQNAEIYANIVHDMVHGMVHAHFIVGARGYMDVQSLIPPRSELHPDFNDSTLRPSRPLHPVH; translated from the coding sequence ATGATCACATCAGCAGGACAGGCCCTGGAATTCTTTTACACGCCCGCCGAGTGCGAATTCGATTCGGCGGCCGCGGATGCCGCCGACGCCCATGTCCTCGCATGGGCCAAGGACATGCAATTGGTGCGCAGCCAGACAACGTCCACCGTCGTCGCTTCCTGGAACCTGGGGGCCGCAGCTGCAGCAGTCTTCCCTCATGCCCGTGGTCTCGGGCTGGACCTGGTGGCCGACTGGATCGCGTGGGCGCTGTTCACCGACGACCTCCTCAACCGCGCCGACACCCCGCTGCCGTTCGTCGCCTGCGTGGTCGATGACACCTTCCGGGTGCTGCATGCCGATCCCCGGGGACCGGCACCCGAACCACTGCGCGGAGCCGGCCAGGGCCTGTGGAGCCTGCTGACCCGCGTGGCCGCCCAGATGTCCGACGAATGGCTGGGCCGCTGCCGCGCGGACGTGGGCCTGTTCATGCGAGGGATCGTGAACAAGTTCCTGCTCAGCGCCAGCCCGGAACTACCGGACGTCGAGACGGCCCTCGCCGTGCGCGCCGACGACATCGCCATCTCGATGTTCACCAACCTCATCGAGCACTTCGAGGGCTTCGAGCTTCCGATGCTGGCTACGGCCACCGGCAGCTACGTGCAACTTCGCCGCACCCTCGACGAGGCCGTCGCCATCCAGAACGACGTCTTCTCCTTCTACCGCGACCTGAAAAACCCCGACGCCGACGGTGTCATGAACATCGTCTCCGCCCTGGAACGCCGCCACGCCAAGGGCACCGAACACGCCCTCCTCCAGACCCGCGCCATGTACCGGGACCGGCTCACCGCCCTGGCCTCGGCCCGCGATCAGTTCCCCGGCCAGTGCCGCGCCCTGGGACTGGACGACCAGACCGTCCAGAACGCCGAGATCTACGCGAACATCGTCCACGACATGGTTCACGGCATGGTCCACGCCCACTTCATCGTCGGCGCCCGGGGCTACATGGATGTCCAGAGCCTCATCCCGCCCCGCTCCGAACTGCACCCCGACTTCAACGACAGCACCCTGCGGCCCTCCCGCCCGCTGCACCCCGTTCACTGA
- a CDS encoding polyprenyl synthetase family protein yields the protein MSTAAVPPILLDPATIRARVERLLYDFLDDQEQGAPDLPELALFTGKLRAMLAAGGKRVRPVLCLVGWHSITDRTPPPAVWRVAASLELFHTFALIHDDIMDNSDTRRGQTTAHRALATQHAGRRDADSLGVNTAILLGNLAFGWSYELLHADDVTPAQNRRTRPLLNALRTEALVGQYLDLAAAGKPDADPHIAWRIIRYKTAKYTVERPLTLGATLASATDQQLNALSAYALPLGEAFQLRDDLLGIWGNPAETGKSTLDDLREGKHTVLYALALQRATIPQQRSLHRAFGQPHLTETDAEDIRSVLTASGARTTTEQMITDRREQALAALHTADFRPTGPIWLRHLAHTLTTRSGLSLTDTNEGTVGTGELPSRPDTPRAPTEKTSPGPGV from the coding sequence ATGAGTACCGCCGCGGTGCCCCCCATTCTGCTGGACCCCGCAACCATCCGGGCACGTGTCGAACGGCTCCTTTACGACTTCCTCGACGACCAAGAGCAGGGTGCCCCCGATCTGCCGGAACTCGCCCTGTTCACCGGGAAGCTGCGAGCCATGCTGGCGGCCGGCGGCAAACGCGTTCGTCCCGTCCTGTGCCTGGTGGGCTGGCACTCCATCACCGACCGCACCCCGCCCCCAGCAGTGTGGCGGGTCGCTGCCTCGCTGGAGCTGTTCCACACCTTCGCCCTGATCCACGACGACATCATGGACAACTCAGACACCCGCCGCGGGCAGACCACCGCCCACCGGGCCCTCGCCACTCAGCACGCCGGGCGCCGCGATGCCGACTCGCTCGGCGTCAACACGGCGATTCTGCTCGGCAACCTGGCCTTCGGCTGGTCCTACGAACTCCTCCACGCCGACGACGTGACACCCGCGCAAAACCGCCGCACCCGGCCACTGCTCAACGCCCTGCGCACCGAAGCCCTGGTCGGCCAGTACCTGGACTTGGCTGCGGCCGGAAAACCGGATGCCGACCCGCACATCGCCTGGCGGATCATCCGCTACAAGACCGCCAAGTACACCGTCGAGCGCCCTCTTACCCTTGGCGCCACCCTGGCCAGCGCCACCGACCAGCAGCTCAACGCCCTCTCCGCGTACGCCCTCCCCCTCGGAGAAGCCTTCCAGCTGCGCGACGACCTGCTCGGCATATGGGGAAACCCAGCCGAGACCGGCAAATCCACCCTGGACGACCTCCGCGAGGGCAAACACACCGTCCTGTACGCCCTAGCACTCCAGCGCGCCACCATCCCCCAACAGCGCAGCCTGCACAGGGCTTTCGGTCAACCTCACCTGACCGAAACCGACGCCGAGGACATCCGCTCCGTACTCACCGCCTCCGGCGCACGCACCACCACCGAACAGATGATCACCGACCGACGTGAGCAGGCTCTCGCTGCCCTACACACGGCCGACTTCCGCCCCACCGGCCCGATCTGGCTGCGCCACTTAGCCCATACCCTCACCACCCGCAGCGGCTTGAGTCTGACGGACACGAACGAGGGCACTGTCGGGACGGGGGAGCTCCCCTCCCGGCCAGACACGCCAAGGGCCCCGACGGAGAAGACATCCCCGGGGCCCGGCGTATGA
- the cqsA gene encoding alpha-hydroxyketone-type quorum-sensing autoinducer synthase, with product MIEPCAVGSLLPAFVQERVEAFHASGIRGRWAGRHILRGRRLPGPGSTVVDSNDYLRLAGDKRIVDAVTESLDAMRGARLASAALLYEEHPQTVLERELAGYLGSQAGVFCQSGYDANVGLLQTLAGPEVPVYVDMLAHMSLWAGAKAAGAPVRPFRHNDTAHLLRRIEEHGPGVIAVDSMYSVCGSLAPLAALCAVAEQTGCVLVVDEAHSLGTHGPAGAGMVAAAGLTKRVHFRTMSLSKAFAKRAGYITCPDEEFVEYFKMTSYPAVFASTLVPSDLVQISATLDVVRHDEWRRTRLQEVAATLRQGLTSLGYDLRGSGAHIMSLPTGPDETIIQVRDIMEDHDVFGSVFCPPATPHNRTALRLSLHCDLTDQDVDRIIQASGIVRPLITSPRSLTP from the coding sequence ATGATCGAACCTTGTGCCGTTGGCTCGCTGCTGCCGGCGTTCGTCCAGGAGCGGGTGGAGGCTTTCCACGCGAGCGGGATTCGGGGGCGGTGGGCGGGTCGGCACATCCTGCGCGGCCGACGCCTGCCGGGGCCGGGCTCCACGGTGGTCGACAGCAACGACTACCTGCGCCTGGCCGGCGACAAGCGCATCGTGGACGCCGTGACCGAGTCCCTCGACGCGATGCGGGGGGCGCGGCTGGCTTCAGCGGCGCTGCTGTATGAGGAGCACCCGCAGACCGTGCTGGAGCGGGAGCTGGCCGGCTACCTCGGTTCGCAGGCGGGCGTGTTCTGCCAGTCGGGATACGACGCCAACGTGGGGCTGCTGCAAACCCTGGCAGGGCCCGAAGTGCCGGTGTACGTGGACATGCTGGCTCACATGTCGCTGTGGGCGGGCGCGAAGGCGGCCGGTGCCCCGGTGCGGCCCTTCCGCCACAACGACACCGCCCACCTGCTGCGCCGTATCGAGGAGCACGGCCCCGGGGTGATCGCGGTCGACTCGATGTACAGCGTGTGCGGCAGCCTCGCGCCGCTGGCCGCGCTGTGCGCCGTCGCCGAGCAGACCGGCTGTGTCCTGGTCGTCGACGAGGCCCACTCGCTGGGCACCCACGGCCCCGCCGGAGCGGGCATGGTCGCGGCGGCCGGACTGACGAAGCGGGTGCATTTCCGCACGATGAGCCTGTCGAAGGCGTTCGCGAAACGGGCCGGCTACATCACCTGTCCGGACGAGGAATTCGTCGAGTACTTCAAGATGACCTCCTACCCGGCCGTCTTCGCCTCCACCCTGGTGCCGTCCGACCTGGTACAGATCTCCGCCACCCTGGACGTCGTCCGCCACGACGAATGGCGCCGCACCCGCCTGCAGGAAGTCGCCGCGACCCTGCGGCAAGGCCTCACCAGCCTCGGGTACGACCTGCGGGGTTCGGGCGCCCACATCATGTCGCTGCCCACCGGCCCGGACGAAACCATCATTCAGGTACGCGACATCATGGAAGACCACGACGTGTTCGGATCCGTCTTCTGTCCCCCCGCCACCCCCCACAACCGCACCGCACTGCGGCTCTCCCTGCACTGCGACCTCACCGACCAGGACGTGGACCGCATCATCCAGGCCAGCGGGATCGTCCGGCCCCTGATCACCTCGCCCCGCTCACTCACCCCCTGA
- a CDS encoding glycine-rich domain-containing protein: MTINNPRHRASKLWAAAVALTVGGVMAPVTLVSPAEAADTCVSGVTFKTAGAASCELPSRALTVTVTLIGAGAGGGGGGIGNGGGGGGGGGGGRMECHYFVKYGEDVRITVGRGGYGGAGGIASSVGGSDDGGKGGDGSATSVILGGRTDTMPGGIGGGGGLGYANFGGNTAGAGGPSPSEGPCGYQRGATGANGTKGAGSRGGSGGAGGEAAGPVPASCGAAGRAGAGGSAGGGAAGREGNDGRAGNEGCVVVRFH; encoded by the coding sequence ATGACAATCAACAATCCTCGGCACCGAGCAAGCAAGCTGTGGGCCGCGGCAGTTGCACTGACCGTCGGAGGCGTCATGGCGCCCGTGACACTGGTCTCTCCGGCAGAAGCTGCGGACACCTGCGTGAGTGGCGTCACGTTCAAAACCGCGGGTGCCGCGTCCTGCGAGCTGCCCAGCCGTGCCCTCACGGTCACCGTGACCCTCATCGGCGCCGGCGCCGGCGGCGGTGGTGGCGGCATCGGCAATGGGGGTGGCGGCGGGGGTGGCGGTGGCGGCGGGCGCATGGAGTGCCACTACTTCGTCAAGTACGGCGAGGACGTGCGCATCACCGTGGGCCGTGGCGGATACGGCGGCGCCGGCGGCATCGCATCCTCCGTAGGCGGCTCGGATGACGGCGGCAAGGGCGGCGACGGCAGCGCCACCTCGGTCATCCTCGGCGGCCGTACAGACACCATGCCCGGCGGCATCGGCGGCGGCGGCGGGCTCGGCTACGCCAATTTCGGAGGCAACACCGCAGGCGCCGGCGGCCCAAGCCCCAGCGAGGGCCCCTGTGGCTACCAGCGAGGCGCCACGGGTGCCAATGGCACCAAGGGCGCTGGCAGCAGGGGCGGCTCGGGTGGTGCCGGCGGCGAAGCAGCCGGTCCGGTTCCCGCCTCTTGCGGCGCCGCTGGCCGCGCCGGCGCCGGTGGCTCCGCTGGCGGCGGCGCCGCTGGCCGCGAAGGCAACGACGGCCGAGCCGGAAACGAGGGGTGCGTCGTCGTCCGCTTCCATTAG